From the genome of Methylocystis bryophila, one region includes:
- a CDS encoding ribonuclease H-like domain-containing protein, protein MDIETTGLSRYYDALTLVGYQIGGQYHVHVAGDDPADLISALRDAATLVTFNGTLFDIPFLRKTFGEVGLPRRHVDLRYAARRIGLTGGQKAIEQQLGLDHRLGIEDLDGASAVLLWHEYLRGSKASLRKLIDYNLADIRGMCGILDRIVQEFNDIDLFFSVRAFFEQEPVRHGHAQPGAKLPDASRLGYRSVSFDTLFGNNTAATATIVGIDLTGSDKRPSGICTLKGSIAETSMVATDEEMISIVVKANPDIVSIDSPLSLPRGRIRVTDDDPGRTEYGIMRICERTLKRRGINVYPCLLPSMQRLTARGIAIASCLRKLGYPVIESYPGAAQDILGIPRKGAGKHFLQAGLAGFGISGVYQGGKATHDELDAITSALVGSFFLAGQYEALSGEEEGALIIPDLNAKHTGRVIGISGRIAAGKTTAARMLEDLGFRYVRFSQIIDDVIEKEGAVPDRKLRQETGWRLHVEKGQSWLCEQVVRRVGEADRIVVDGLRFPEDHAWFRERFAARFLHLHIEASTDLRLSRIRATLPISDLVELEAQPTETQIDALSRKGSMIIRNDGSLAALQETLTMIATGFDDREEPECQSPS, encoded by the coding sequence TTGGACATCGAGACAACCGGGCTGAGCCGTTATTATGATGCCCTCACCCTCGTTGGATACCAAATTGGCGGCCAATACCATGTGCACGTGGCTGGAGACGATCCAGCCGACTTGATATCGGCACTGCGTGACGCCGCGACATTGGTGACCTTCAACGGGACGCTTTTTGATATTCCATTTCTGCGGAAAACTTTTGGAGAAGTTGGATTGCCGAGAAGGCATGTCGATCTTCGCTACGCCGCGAGGCGCATCGGTCTAACCGGCGGACAAAAGGCCATCGAGCAGCAACTCGGTCTGGATCACAGGCTCGGAATCGAGGATCTCGACGGCGCTTCCGCTGTGCTATTGTGGCACGAGTATCTTCGGGGAAGCAAGGCGTCGTTGCGCAAGTTGATCGATTACAACCTAGCCGATATTCGCGGCATGTGCGGTATTCTTGATAGAATTGTCCAAGAATTTAATGACATCGATCTTTTTTTTTCAGTGCGCGCATTCTTCGAACAAGAGCCTGTTCGTCACGGTCATGCCCAACCTGGCGCAAAACTGCCCGACGCGTCCAGGCTGGGCTATCGCTCTGTGTCATTTGATACGCTTTTCGGCAATAACACAGCTGCAACTGCCACGATTGTAGGAATTGATTTGACCGGTTCAGATAAACGGCCGAGTGGAATTTGTACGCTCAAAGGATCGATTGCAGAAACCTCCATGGTCGCCACGGACGAGGAGATGATTTCTATTGTCGTGAAAGCGAACCCCGACATTGTGTCGATAGACTCACCGCTTTCGTTACCGCGCGGTCGCATTCGAGTGACCGATGACGATCCCGGCCGCACCGAGTACGGAATCATGAGGATTTGCGAGCGCACGCTAAAGCGTCGCGGCATTAATGTTTATCCCTGCCTCCTGCCGAGCATGCAGCGATTGACGGCTCGGGGAATAGCTATCGCCAGCTGTCTCCGTAAGCTTGGCTACCCTGTAATCGAGTCGTACCCCGGGGCTGCGCAGGACATCCTCGGGATTCCTCGAAAGGGGGCGGGAAAACACTTTCTACAAGCCGGTCTGGCTGGATTCGGCATTTCCGGCGTTTACCAAGGTGGCAAGGCCACACATGACGAGCTCGACGCAATAACTTCGGCGCTTGTCGGTTCGTTTTTTCTCGCTGGGCAATATGAGGCGCTTAGCGGCGAAGAGGAGGGAGCACTCATCATCCCAGACCTTAATGCAAAGCACACGGGGCGCGTCATCGGCATCAGCGGTCGAATCGCGGCGGGCAAAACCACGGCGGCGCGCATGCTCGAAGACTTGGGCTTTCGCTACGTTCGCTTCAGTCAAATCATCGACGACGTGATCGAGAAGGAGGGCGCGGTCCCTGATCGCAAATTGCGGCAGGAGACGGGGTGGCGATTGCATGTCGAGAAAGGCCAAAGCTGGCTTTGCGAACAGGTAGTTAGAAGGGTCGGAGAAGCCGATAGGATCGTGGTAGACGGACTTCGGTTTCCTGAGGACCACGCTTGGTTCCGCGAACGTTTTGCAGCGCGGTTTTTGCACCTGCATATCGAAGCGTCGACAGACCTCCGGCTGTCGCGAATTCGAGCGACCCTACCGATCTCCGACCTCGTGGAACTTGAGGCTCAGCCAACGGAGACCCAAATCGACGCCTTGAGTCGCAAGGGTTCGATGATAATTCGCAATGACGGATCGCTTGCTGCATTGCAGGAGACGCTTACAATGATTGCGACAGGATTCGATGATCGGGAGGAGCCCGAATGCCAGTCTCCGTCGTAG
- a CDS encoding adenylosuccinate synthetase gives MPVSVVVGGQFGSEGKGKVALYIAERTRAAAVVRVGGTNSGHTAAGRDGVTRALRQLPVSVLAPNAVAVLPAGAIIDPKIFFQEVKELGLGPDRVYVSPYATLITESDKCIESESGLVERVGSTGSGTGAALIRRMRRCSNDEPVLASQHPELAAFVKDTDAYFEHLLSTGERIVIEGSQGFGLSLLHGGFYPYATSRDTTAGAFVSEAGLSPRDVDDITLVMRAFPIRVAGNSGPLFGETSWAALAAKAGLPADFQEFTTSTRRVRRVGRFDANVVLCAIRANKPNRIVLNHFDYFNAAIRQGLFDEESRNLLVEKIERPICRQVDWIGTAPASLLDRIEAFPKNQAARSSKKYM, from the coding sequence ATGCCAGTCTCCGTCGTAGTTGGCGGCCAATTTGGGTCTGAGGGCAAGGGCAAGGTCGCGCTTTATATCGCTGAGCGAACGCGCGCAGCTGCTGTCGTGCGTGTTGGAGGCACGAATTCCGGACATACTGCAGCAGGGCGGGATGGTGTAACTCGCGCGCTTCGCCAACTCCCTGTGTCGGTCTTAGCTCCTAACGCGGTGGCCGTGCTGCCGGCGGGAGCGATTATCGATCCGAAAATCTTCTTCCAGGAAGTGAAAGAGCTTGGGCTCGGTCCTGACAGGGTTTACGTGAGCCCTTACGCGACGCTAATCACAGAGAGCGACAAGTGTATAGAATCTGAGAGCGGATTGGTCGAACGTGTAGGATCAACGGGGTCAGGTACCGGTGCGGCGCTGATACGACGAATGCGGCGCTGTAGTAACGATGAGCCCGTGCTTGCGTCCCAGCACCCGGAGCTAGCTGCATTTGTGAAGGACACAGACGCGTATTTCGAACATCTCTTATCCACTGGCGAGCGGATCGTAATCGAGGGTTCACAGGGCTTCGGCCTTTCGCTCTTGCACGGAGGGTTCTATCCCTATGCGACTTCTCGTGACACGACTGCCGGCGCTTTCGTGAGCGAAGCGGGTCTTAGTCCACGGGATGTTGACGACATAACCCTCGTTATGAGGGCATTCCCAATTCGAGTTGCGGGCAACTCAGGGCCACTTTTTGGCGAGACAAGCTGGGCCGCTCTCGCAGCAAAGGCAGGTCTTCCCGCCGATTTTCAAGAATTCACAACTTCGACTCGAAGAGTTCGACGTGTTGGACGGTTCGACGCCAATGTCGTCCTTTGTGCGATTAGGGCCAACAAGCCGAATAGAATTGTGCTGAACCACTTCGATTATTTTAACGCAGCAATTAGACAGGGCTTGTTTGACGAGGAATCTCGGAATCTCCTGGTCGAAAAGATCGAGCGGCCGATCTGCCGTCAAGTGGATTGGATAGGTACCGCCCCCGCGTCACTCTTGGATCGGATTGAAGCGTTTCCCAAAAACCAAGCGGCGCGCTCATCCAAAAAATATATGTAG
- the rlmJ gene encoding 23S rRNA (adenine(2030)-N(6))-methyltransferase RlmJ yields MAARGDALRLNACGLVVINPPYGFIEDARAILDFLASRLAPGEGAEFTVEPLTGE; encoded by the coding sequence ATCGCTGCTCGCGGCGACGCGCTGCGTCTCAACGCCTGCGGGCTCGTCGTGATCAATCCGCCCTATGGATTTATCGAGGACGCGCGCGCGATCCTCGACTTCCTTGCCTCGCGCCTCGCGCCAGGGGAGGGGGCCGAGTTCACCGTCGAGCCGTTGACGGGCGAGTGA
- the ppa gene encoding inorganic diphosphatase has protein sequence MRLDAIPIGVNPPHEVNVIVEVPLGGEPIKYELDKASGTLFVDRFLYTAMRYPGNYGFIPHTLSDDGDPCDVLVANTRPVAPGAVISVRPIGVLRMTDEAGGDEKIVAVPSSRLTQRYNDVQNYTDLQEMTWRRIEHFFVHYKDLEPGKWAEVAGWGDAADARALIIAAIERAKADYEKK, from the coding sequence ATGCGTCTCGACGCCATCCCGATCGGCGTGAACCCCCCGCATGAAGTGAATGTTATCGTCGAGGTGCCGCTCGGCGGCGAGCCGATCAAATACGAACTCGACAAAGCGTCGGGCACGCTGTTCGTCGACCGCTTCCTCTACACAGCCATGCGCTATCCGGGGAATTACGGCTTCATCCCGCACACGCTCTCCGATGACGGAGACCCTTGCGACGTGCTCGTCGCCAACACGCGTCCCGTTGCTCCCGGGGCGGTCATCTCGGTGCGCCCGATCGGCGTGCTGCGCATGACCGACGAGGCCGGCGGCGACGAGAAGATCGTGGCGGTGCCCTCCTCGCGGCTCACGCAGCGATACAACGACGTGCAGAACTACACCGATCTGCAGGAGATGACCTGGCGTCGGATCGAGCACTTCTTCGTCCACTACAAGGATCTCGAGCCCGGCAAATGGGCCGAGGTCGCCGGTTGGGGCGACGCGGCCGACGCGCGCGCGCTGATCATCGCGGCAATCGAACGCGCCAAGGCTGATTACGAGAAGAAGTGA
- the epsC gene encoding serine O-acetyltransferase EpsC, with translation MTKHVEPPFLQDDAIDVGGVVRSLNALRKLSQRRYPNGPPPELPSRASIKAIVEDLVATLYPRHFAPAHALPDLEGFLNVTLDSALASLREQIRRELQLANGMDAAALAQKAKEMTRAFAQTLPKTRALLDTDVRAAFDGDPAARSLDEVIFCYPGVAAVIRHRLAHQLYLLGAPMLARIVAELAHAETGIDIHPGAEIDESFFIDHGTGVVIGETARIGKRVRLYQAVTLGAKRFETDANGALVKGQPRHPIIEDEVAIYAGATVLGRITVGRGSSIGGNVWLTHSVPPGSNITQAKARVESFSDGAGI, from the coding sequence ATGACGAAGCACGTCGAGCCGCCATTCCTTCAAGACGACGCCATTGACGTGGGCGGCGTCGTGCGCTCCCTCAACGCGCTGCGAAAACTGTCGCAGCGCCGCTATCCCAACGGCCCGCCACCCGAGCTGCCGTCTCGCGCGTCCATCAAAGCGATCGTCGAAGACCTGGTCGCGACGCTCTATCCGCGTCACTTCGCGCCCGCCCACGCGCTTCCCGACCTTGAAGGCTTTCTCAATGTGACGCTCGACTCGGCGCTCGCGAGCCTGCGCGAGCAAATCCGCCGAGAACTGCAGCTCGCTAACGGGATGGACGCCGCGGCGCTGGCGCAGAAGGCGAAAGAGATGACGCGCGCCTTCGCGCAGACGCTGCCGAAGACGCGCGCGCTGCTCGACACCGACGTCCGGGCCGCCTTCGACGGCGATCCGGCCGCGAGAAGCCTCGACGAGGTGATCTTCTGCTATCCCGGCGTCGCGGCCGTCATCCGGCATCGTCTGGCGCATCAGCTTTATCTGCTCGGCGCGCCGATGCTCGCGCGAATCGTCGCCGAGCTCGCGCATGCGGAGACGGGAATCGACATCCATCCCGGCGCCGAGATCGACGAAAGCTTCTTCATCGACCATGGCACAGGCGTCGTGATCGGGGAGACCGCGCGCATTGGCAAGCGCGTGCGTCTCTATCAGGCGGTGACGCTCGGCGCGAAGCGATTCGAAACAGATGCAAACGGCGCCCTCGTGAAAGGCCAGCCGCGTCACCCTATCATCGAGGACGAAGTGGCGATCTACGCCGGCGCCACGGTTCTCGGGCGAATCACCGTGGGCCGCGGATCCTCCATCGGCGGCAACGTCTGGCTCACGCACAGCGTTCCCCCCGGAAGCAACATCACCCAGGCCAAGGCGCGCGTCGAATCCTTCTCCGATGGCGCAGGGATTTGA
- a CDS encoding helix-turn-helix domain-containing protein — MVAERLQRLINRKGRSYEKIADLSGLDVAELRRIGHGEEAPTIAHLWRIANALGVPFGSLIASKESSGLLVMRKIETPALRSGDGGFVSRALYPYDSQRPIEFYHVTIGASHIERSEAHPPGTKETLVVARGSIEVIVGREAPVQLDEGDAVDFLADAPHSYRNLGVVPAIVYLVMSYETLTGGA; from the coding sequence ATGGTCGCGGAGCGGCTGCAGCGGCTGATCAATCGCAAGGGTCGCAGCTACGAAAAGATCGCCGATCTTAGCGGGCTCGACGTGGCCGAGCTGCGCCGTATCGGCCATGGCGAGGAGGCTCCGACGATCGCGCATCTTTGGCGGATCGCCAATGCGCTGGGCGTGCCTTTCGGCAGCCTGATCGCCTCGAAGGAAAGCTCGGGCCTGCTCGTCATGCGCAAGATCGAAACGCCCGCCCTTCGCTCCGGCGATGGCGGCTTCGTCTCGCGCGCGCTCTATCCTTACGACTCGCAACGTCCGATCGAGTTCTATCACGTCACGATCGGCGCTTCGCATATTGAGCGCTCCGAGGCCCACCCTCCCGGAACGAAGGAGACGCTTGTCGTCGCCAGGGGCTCGATCGAGGTCATCGTCGGGAGAGAGGCGCCCGTGCAGCTCGACGAAGGCGACGCCGTGGATTTTCTAGCCGACGCGCCGCACAGCTATCGCAATCTCGGCGTCGTGCCGGCCATCGTCTATCTCGTGATGTCCTACGAGACGCTCACCGGCGGGGCGTGA
- a CDS encoding family 2A encapsulin nanocompartment shell protein, protein MTSEPEIRRTLSESGARQLANATKTRPQWSGVTPRWLVSFLPWVPVEAGIYRLNRVVESVALTDADVQCSPARDRDADLPETFVPYEEAPREYSMNAVTTVLDVQTRVSDLYNHPYDQIQEQVRLLTEKVKEKQESELINNPEYGFLANAAPSMKIKTRTGAPQPDDLDELITKVWKEPAFFLAHPRAIASFGRECTRRGVPPPTVTLFGSPFITWRGIPLIPSDKLYIDDNGKTNILLLRTGEKKQGVIGLFQPGVPGEVAPSLSVRFMGINRKAIASYLISLYCSAAVLTHDALGVLEDVDVGKYHDYGDKYK, encoded by the coding sequence ATGACGTCCGAACCGGAAATCCGCCGAACCTTGAGCGAGTCAGGGGCGCGCCAGCTCGCCAACGCGACCAAGACGCGCCCGCAGTGGTCGGGCGTCACGCCGCGCTGGCTCGTCTCCTTCCTGCCCTGGGTCCCGGTCGAGGCCGGCATCTACCGCCTGAACCGTGTGGTGGAATCGGTCGCGCTCACGGACGCGGACGTGCAGTGCAGCCCGGCGCGCGATCGCGACGCTGACCTGCCAGAGACCTTCGTTCCCTATGAAGAGGCTCCGCGCGAATATTCGATGAATGCGGTGACGACCGTTCTCGATGTGCAGACGCGCGTCTCCGATCTTTACAACCACCCCTACGACCAGATTCAGGAGCAGGTGCGCCTCCTCACCGAGAAGGTGAAGGAGAAGCAGGAATCGGAGCTCATCAACAATCCGGAATACGGGTTTCTCGCCAACGCCGCGCCATCGATGAAGATCAAGACGCGCACCGGCGCGCCGCAGCCCGACGATCTCGACGAGCTTATCACCAAAGTGTGGAAGGAGCCGGCCTTCTTCCTCGCGCATCCGCGCGCCATCGCCTCTTTCGGCCGCGAATGCACGCGCCGCGGCGTGCCGCCGCCGACGGTGACGCTCTTCGGCAGCCCTTTCATCACCTGGCGCGGCATACCGCTCATCCCGAGCGACAAGCTCTATATCGACGACAACGGCAAGACCAATATTCTGCTGCTGCGCACCGGCGAGAAAAAGCAGGGCGTCATCGGCCTGTTCCAGCCGGGCGTGCCGGGCGAGGTGGCGCCGAGCCTCTCGGTGCGCTTCATGGGCATCAACCGCAAGGCGATCGCCTCCTATCTGATCTCGCTCTATTGCTCGGCCGCGGTGCTCACGCATGACGCGCTCGGCGTGCTCGAGGACGTCGATGTGGGCAAGTATCACGACTACGGCGACAAGTACAAGTGA